In one Candidatus Zixiibacteriota bacterium genomic region, the following are encoded:
- a CDS encoding C1 family peptidase: MKKSLIFLLFSLTILASAVDLLAYDGAEQEIIAIQKEIDEQGLNWKAVLTPNMTEYSPEERRQLTGLKLPDNWKEIWEKHLDRNFVKLAAEDLPESFNWADSGKVTSVKNQGSCGSCWIFGAIGALEAIYKIQRQVELDLSEQQILSCVSGGWGCDGGWMGDVYEHCQSYGSILETAMPYQADDEVPCTEDLYPVYANITGWTGISNDEVSLKTAIMTAPVCVAMTVYDNFQSYGGGCYAHADETEEINHAVLLVGWDDNACDGAGAWILKNSWGTFWGDDGYGWVKYGTCNLGVAAALLNIEAVHILSPTFLPNANKYCYDGEFSYQFEAEGATPPYHWYKQVGTLPDGMVLEESGLLHGIPTRAKNYVFALRCEDSSTPTIKFLKYFMITIADGIYGDADCNCNYNILDATSLITYLYKQGQAPVCSLGGDANVDELTNILDVTYLINYLYRGGPAPGPEQ, encoded by the coding sequence ATGAAGAAATCTTTAATTTTTCTGCTGTTTTCCCTCACTATCCTTGCCTCGGCTGTTGATCTTCTGGCCTATGATGGTGCCGAGCAAGAAATTATTGCCATACAAAAAGAAATCGATGAACAGGGCTTGAACTGGAAAGCCGTCCTGACTCCAAATATGACCGAATATTCGCCCGAGGAACGTCGGCAATTGACCGGTTTGAAACTGCCCGACAACTGGAAAGAAATCTGGGAGAAACATCTCGATCGCAATTTTGTCAAGCTGGCGGCCGAGGATTTACCGGAATCGTTCAACTGGGCCGATTCGGGCAAGGTAACTTCGGTTAAAAACCAGGGCAGTTGCGGTTCCTGCTGGATATTCGGCGCTATCGGGGCACTTGAAGCTATCTACAAAATTCAGCGCCAGGTGGAACTGGACCTGTCCGAGCAACAGATATTGTCCTGTGTATCGGGCGGCTGGGGATGTGATGGCGGCTGGATGGGTGATGTTTACGAACATTGCCAGTCGTATGGTTCGATTCTGGAAACGGCCATGCCGTACCAGGCCGACGATGAGGTCCCCTGCACTGAGGATCTGTATCCGGTTTATGCCAACATTACCGGCTGGACGGGTATTTCCAACGACGAGGTGTCACTGAAGACGGCCATTATGACCGCACCGGTCTGTGTGGCCATGACGGTTTATGATAATTTCCAGTCCTACGGCGGGGGATGTTATGCTCATGCCGATGAAACCGAGGAAATCAATCACGCGGTGTTGCTGGTCGGATGGGATGATAACGCCTGTGACGGTGCGGGCGCCTGGATTCTCAAAAACAGCTGGGGGACATTCTGGGGCGATGATGGTTACGGTTGGGTTAAATACGGCACCTGTAATCTGGGAGTGGCCGCGGCTCTTTTGAATATCGAGGCGGTACATATTCTCTCCCCGACTTTCCTGCCCAATGCCAATAAGTACTGCTATGACGGGGAGTTCAGCTACCAGTTCGAGGCCGAGGGCGCCACACCGCCGTACCACTGGTACAAACAGGTCGGCACCCTGCCCGACGGCATGGTTCTGGAGGAGTCCGGTTTGCTTCACGGTATTCCGACCCGTGCCAAGAATTATGTTTTCGCTCTGCGCTGCGAGGATTCCTCGACACCGACCATCAAGTTTCTGAAATATTTCATGATAACGATCGCGGATGGTATTTACGGTGACGCCGATTGTAACTGCAATTATAACATTCTGGACGCTACCAGCTTGATTACTTACCTCTACAAACAGGGTCAAGCGCCGGTTTGCAGTCTGGGCGGTGATGCCAATGTCGATGAATTGACGAATATTCTCGATGTGACGTATTTGATAAATTACCTTTATAGAGGCGGCCCGGCTCCCGGCCCGGAGCAATAA